In Candidatus Hydrogenedentota bacterium, the genomic stretch CCGCAGAGGTCGCGGACCGAAACACCAGCGCATAGGCCAAAAAGGCCATGGCAATTACCGATCCCCAGAACCAGACCCATGGCGGGAGGACGATCCTCCACACGTGGATGTTGGCGACACACCACGCGGCGGCAATGGTTAACGCGCCGGCAATCGGCACAGGGGAAAACCGCCGCAGGCTCGAATAGTACCGATCGAGCGCCACACCTGCCGCAACCAATGCCCAAGGCAATGCCGACGCGAAGAATGAAGGTTCAATGTTCTTGAGGACAAACCAACGCCCAGCCGCCCACGCGAACATGGCCGCTCCAACCCAGGCCATGGCTCCGGGATGCAACCGCAGCACGAGCACAGCCAACACGAACGCGGCGGCCGCCAGGGCAACAACACCTCCCAAGTGAGGCCACTCCCGCCGCAGGATTAGCCCCACCAGCCATACCGCAGATGCGTAGAGAAAATAGGGCGATGCGGGATTCTGCTGAAAATGGAGGCCCTCCGAGCGGCCTACAAGCCGCGTGTCGCTGCGCAATGCCGCTGCGAACAGGAAGGCCGCCGTCATAATCGCAAGCCATAGGCGCGCGGACGGTTGACCAGCAATTTCGAAGGTTGCCGGCAACAACGCGCAAACGGTCAGTGCCATTGCGGTCAGGCCAAATGGTCGCGAGGACAGGATCGGCGCCAGCAACGTGAACACAAGGACAGCCCCCGAAAGGACCAGTGCCCGATGCGTGTCCTGAGTCAATTGGGGTGTATACGCCACAAGCAAAACGGCGCCTGCCAGGGCGTACAAGAAGGGAAACAACAGTCCCCAAAGCGGCTTCGGCGCATCGCGAAGTTCGCGCGGCTTCTCGGCGATCAGGTCGAGGCGCCACAGCATTTCATCCACATCGCGCAAGAACCGCGGCGCTTGTTTGGGCGAACGGATGCTCCAGTCGGTTCGTTGGTACAACTGCGATGCCGCGAAGAACACAAGGACTGTCAGTCCCGCTTCGAAGAGGCTATCAAGATATCCTTCTCCTGAATACGGTGCTGCATTAATCCCAAGGGACGTGACTGCGCCGTGCGCGAAAGCCAATCCAGCCGTGCCAAACGCAAGGATGCGCGTCACCACGAGACCGGACCGTCTCGCCGTGTACAGCAGCGCGAGGGTCTGCACGGATAGGCATGCCGTCAGAGTGGAGCCACCGTAGCGCGCGGTCAGTCCGTACGTCGCCACGACAATGGCTTTCGTGATGTAAGCGTTGTACAGCGGATCGTTTGCGCGTAATCGAAGATAGGCCAGACCGATTAGCAGAAGCACGAGTGCAAAGTAGAAACGAAAGACATCCTGATGCGGGGCATAGAGTTTGAAGCCAGCGACTTGCATGCTCGCAATGGCAAAGAACGCTACCGAATTCACCGTCAGAAACGATGTTCGCACCCACGTGGGAATAGTCTTCCGGCGCACTTCTTCCGGCGAGAACAGCTCGGCCAGCGCGAAGATGAGGAAATACGAAATCAGGAAGCCAAGGGCGATCCAGAAGTCCTGGGTTCGTCCGCTCGACTCGACGCTCACAGCCCACACGACGTGATTCACGTAGCAGCCGACTAGTCCGAGAACCGCTACGTAGTACCAGCGATGCCGCAGCAAGAAGAAAGCACTGCCAATTCCAAGCACGAGGATGCCTGCGACGGAAAACGGCACAATCTCGCCACCTTGCAGCGTTGTCAGCAACACGGTGAGATTGCCCATGAACACAACGAGCGTGGCCACAATGCTGGACTTTCGGAGGTGTGCGAATGCGGCCCAGATCAAAACCACGATTGCCAGTAGAGCGATACCTACCGTCGTACTCTCGATGATGCGCGCATATTGAAGGAAATGCGCCGCATACGTAACGAAATAACTTAACCCCAGGCCGCCCGCAAACAGCACTTGCGCATACCGTGCGTATTTGCGCTCCAACCACCAAGCACAGCCCAGGAACACAGCGCAAACGGCGTAGCCTACCCCGACGCGAGCCCAGGGTCCCCAGGCGTTCATGGCTGCGCTCAATCCAAACACGGCCGCCATCGCCAGCAGAAGAATTCCCAGCCGCGGAAGCCAATAGGAACCCAAGGTCATTTCCCAACCGCCGGGTTGGCTTGGCTTGGCAGGAGATTTGGCCGCAGGCGCAGACTCGCGCTTGGGAGCGGGCGTCGGACTGGGAATCGCCGTCGACTCACGGCCCGCTATAGGCGCGTCAGCCTTGGCCGCAACCGTCGGCGGCGCCACGGCAGGTCGAACAGGCGCGGATGGCGATCCCGCCGATGGAGCAACGGGCAGGGGGGGCGGCACGACCCTGACCGGTTCGCGTGGAGGTTCAACACCTTGGACCGGCGGCGCCGGCTCGCCCTTTGCCTCCGCAGCCTCAAGTTGTCGCAGGCGACTGCTCAGCTCGGCAACACGATCCATGACGTCGGCCAGTTCGCGCCGAATTTGCTTTAACTCATTGATGTCCGGCATAGACTCCCATCCCCTTGCATGCCATAACAATACGGCGGCGGAAAATATCATGCAAGAATCTAAGCGAGCACGTTGTTCTTGTGACGTTTACGGCAATTTCCCCGGCAGCACGCATCCGGGCGTCCGATCGCGTTTGTCATTCAACCGCCCGACCTGGACGCCTTCAGTTTCATAGTTCAGACATGTTCTACTCGAAATGCGTATCGCGCCTGCCGCACCTTCTGTTAGGATGTTTCCCGGTTTGGAGGAGACTTCCGTGCGAATTATTCCGGTTTCATCGCTGGAGCCAGGGAATGTGGTTGGCAAGCCCTTGCTGGATTCCAAGGGCACTACCCTGCTCAATGCAGGTGTGAAACTGACCGAAGGGTATATCAAGTCGCTCCAGAGCAAGGGGTATACGTATCTCTACGTTTCCGATACGGAGTCCGGCATTGACGTCGAACCCGAAGAGAGCCTTGATCCCGTCGTGCGCGCCAAAGCGCTCAGCGCGATGGATGAACTCGTCAAGACGATAGAGAAAGAGTTCGCCTCACTTCGTTCATCGTCTTTTGAAGACGTGAGAAGCTTTTGTTCCTCGGACCGCATGCGCGTTCTATTCACGCAAGGCCCGGTGTGGAAAGCCATGATGTCATGCATCAGTTCGATTCTCGAAGAAGTCCTTACGCGCAGCACACTGGCCGGTCTCACTTCCATCAAGAGCGAAGATTCCGCGCTCTACGAGCACTCCATCGACGTGTGCGTGGTCGCCGTCATGCTTGGACGGCACATCGGCATGACCGCGCAACGGCTAAAGCAACTGGCCAGCGGTTGTCTGCTGCACGATATTGGCAAGGTGTTTCTCGACAAGCAGTCTGGAGACCGCGAATCGGTTCGACTTCACACGTTGCTCGGTTACGAGCTGCTCAAGAACAATGACGACCCGGATATTCTTGCGCCCCACGTTGCTTACGAGCATCACGAACATCAGGACGGCTCGGGCAAACCTCGAGGATTGGTGGGCAGCAATACGATTGAGCGTGACCGTAACCTATCGACACCTGTTCCAACACTGATTGGCGAGATTGCCGCCGTCGCCAATACGTATGACAATCTCCTGAACGGGATTGGCGCTCCCAGGCCGCTCGCACCCGATCAAGCATTGCGTACCGTATCGGATTACGCGGGAACCCGTCTAAACCGCGAACTCGTCACGGCGTTTCTGCGAATTGCCCCTGTGTATCCACTGGGAACCGAGGTCGTTGTCGATGGGGGCAAGTACGACCGGTACGTCGGAATCGTGACTGAAGTACGGCAGTCCTCACTCGACAAGCCCGTCATTGCCTTGTATCGAGACCCTGCCGGGAAACTCATCCTTCCTGTCGAGCTCGACATGAAGGCTGTTGAAGACGTCTTGCTTCGCGGCAAACCCCTCTTCTGAGTCTCAACTCGAACGACTGTGCAAGCCGCTACCTACGACTTATCGCCCTCTGTCCACGCGGGTAATTCATCCAGCCGTACGCACGCCACCCGGTGGCCATCGCCTTGCCGATCCGCAAGCTCCGGCACGGACTCCGAGCATTGGGGGGTCGCGTAGGGGCATCTCGGATGAAACGCACAACCCACCGGCGGATTCAGCGGAGACGGAGGGTCTCCTTTCAGCAGCAGTTTTCCTCGATCGCGTTTGCGGTGAGGATTCGGCGAAGGTATTGCGCTCAACAGGGCCTGAGAATAGGGATGACCGGGGTTTAAAAACACCCTCTCAGCATCGCCAATTTCCACAATTCGCCCCAAATACATCACTGCAATTCGGTGCGAGAGATGACGCACGACCGCGAGATCATGCGAAATCAGCAATAGCGTCAGACGCTCTTCCCGGCAAAGGGACGCGATGAGATTCAGGATTTGCGCCTGCACCGACACATCCAGCGCAGAGACGGGTTCATCCGCAATCAACAGCGCAGGCTTGAGCGCTAACGCGCGCGCGATCGCAATGCGCTGTCGCTGTCCACCGCTGAATTCATGGGGATACTTCAGCGCGTGCCGGGATGCCAGCCCCACGCGTTCCATCAGTCCCGACACGGCCATGGACACGTCGCGTTTTGGCACCAGCCGATGCACCCGCATTGGTTCCGCGATCGCATCGCTGACGTTCATGCGCGGATTGAGCGATGCAAACGGGTCTTGAAACACCATCTGAATTCGCCGGCGCGCCGTGCGCAACTCTTCGCGCGACAGCGCCGCCAAGTTCCGCCCTTCAAACCAGACTTCACCACGCGTAAGAGGGGCCAAGCGCAGAATGCCTCGCGCAAACGTCGACTTGCCGCATCCCGATTCACCGACAAGTCCGAGCATTTCTCCGGGCTGCAATGAGATGCTTACGCCGTCTACGGCCTTCACGGTTCCAACACGCTTTTCAAACAGGTGGCCTTCGGATACGGGGTAGTGGACCGCGATGTCGCGCGCATCGAGTATGGGGCCGTTGGCAATCGTCATCCCAACTCTCCACGCTGTATCCGCACACACGCCGTCGCCCGCGCGCCGTCGCCCGAACGCAACTCGCAACTGCTTGTGCGGCAAATTCCGGTGGCCTTCTCGCACCGCGGCGCAAACGCGCATCCTTTGATGGGCTGCACAAGATCCGGGGGCATGCCAGGAATCGTGTACAGCGCCTCTCCCTTCGCGCGACGCGATGGAAGCGAGGCCATCAACGCCTCCGTGTAGGGATGTTGGGGCTTGTCAAAGAGCGCTTCGGCGGGCGACGACTCGACGATACGTCCCGCGTACATTACCAAAACGCGATCACAGGTTTCCGCGACCACGCCCAAATCGTGCGTGATAAGAATTACGGCCATCCCTAATTCACGTTGCAGGCGCTTGATCAAATCCAGAATCTGCGCCTGAACGGTCACGTCCAGCGCCGTGGTCGGTTCGTCGGCGATGAGCAGTTGCGGCCGCGTGATCAACGCCATGGCAATCATCACGCGCTGGCGAAGGCCGCCGCTGAATTGATGCGGATACGCGCGCATGCGGCGATCGGCGTCTCGGATACCGACTGCCTCAAGCATCTCCACGGCGCGCCGGTGGGCCTCTCCGCGCGAACATCGCTCGTGAATCCTCAGTGGCTCCATGACCTGCGCCCCAATCGTCAGATAGGGATTCAGCGCGGTCATGGGATCTTGGAAGATCATGGATATGCGCTTGCCTCGAATTCCGCGAAGTCGGGCGCTCGAGCAACTCAACAAGTCAATGCCGTCAAAATGTGCAACGCCGGATTCGATTGAACCCGGAGGCATTGGAATCAGGCCAAGCAGCGACAGGCTGGAGACGGACTTGCCTGAACCGGATTCTCCCACTATCCCCAACGTTTCGCCTTGCTCCACCGAATACGAAATGCCGTCCACTGCGCGCACGGTGCCCGAGCGGAGCCGGAAGTACGTTCGCAAGTCTTCGACGATGAGCAACGACATACCCGTCAATCCTTGGCGATGCGCGGGTCCAGCGCATCACGCAGACCGTCGCCGAGAAAGTTGAGTGAGAACAGCGTGAGAGAGAGCGCGAGACTCGGAAAGATCAGCATCCAGGGGTATTCTTCTATCACGTTCGCTCCGTCGTGAATGAGCAGCCCCCACGAACTCATCGGCGGCTGCACGCCCATCCCCAGGAAGCTTACGAAAGCCTCCAGCAACATCACTTGGGGAATCGTCAGCGTCGTGTAGACGATGATCGGACCCAATGCGTTGGGAATGAGATGCCGCAAAACGATTCGCCTGCGGCGCAACCCCATCACTTGCGCTGCTTCGATGAATTCCTTCTGCATCAACGAAAGCGCTTGCCCCCGCACAATGCGCGCCATGGTCAGCCATTCCACCGCACCGATGGCCATGAACAGCAGCACCAGGCTCTTCTGAAAATACACCGAAAGGATGATCACGATAATCGTGAACGGCAGCGTGTACAGGATATCCACAATTCGCATGAGGATTGCGTCGGTGCGGCCTCCCGCGAATCCGGCAAAGGCCCCGTATAGCACGCCAATCAGCAGCGATACGGATGTCGCAGCTATCCCCACCATCAACGATATGCGGCCACCATACAGAATGCGTGTCAAGAGATCGCGCCCCAGCGTGTCCGTGCCGAACCAATTCGACATATTCGGAGGGACCGCGCCTTTTGCGCGGTCTTGGGTTTCGTACGAGTACGGAGAGAGCCACGGCCCCACAATTACGGCAAGAACGACGATGACAAGGATCGACATACCGATCACTGCAAGGCGATTGCGCCGGAGCCGCTGCCACGCATCTCGCCAAAGTGACGCACCCCGTTCGACTACGGTTACATCACTTGCCATAGCGCACCCGCGGATCGAGCAATGCTTGCGCGACGTCTACGAGCAGATTGAACACGAGTATCAGTACCGCATAAAAGAGTACCGCTCCCAACAGCATGGTGTAATCGCGATTGAAGGCGGCGTCCACAAACTGGCTGCCGAGTCCCGGAATCTGAAATACCTTCTCCACCACAAATGACCCGGTCAGCAGCCCCGCTGCCGCAGGCCCTAGGAACGAGACAACAGGCTGTATTCCGCCGCGAAGGGCGTGCCGAAGTACAACGCGCGCCTCGCTGAGTCCCTTGGCACGCGCGGTGCGAATGAAGTCTTGCGCGAGGACTTCAAACATGCCGCCGCGCGCGAGCCGGGCAATGTAGGCGACGTACGGCGCGCCGAGGGTAAGAGCAGGAAGTATCTTTGTATTGGGCGGACCCCACCCGGCAACGGGCAGCCAGCCAAGCCAAATTGAGAAAATCAAC encodes the following:
- a CDS encoding ATP-binding cassette domain-containing protein: MTIANGPILDARDIAVHYPVSEGHLFEKRVGTVKAVDGVSISLQPGEMLGLVGESGCGKSTFARGILRLAPLTRGEVWFEGRNLAALSREELRTARRRIQMVFQDPFASLNPRMNVSDAIAEPMRVHRLVPKRDVSMAVSGLMERVGLASRHALKYPHEFSGGQRQRIAIARALALKPALLIADEPVSALDVSVQAQILNLIASLCREERLTLLLISHDLAVVRHLSHRIAVMYLGRIVEIGDAERVFLNPGHPYSQALLSAIPSPNPHRKRDRGKLLLKGDPPSPLNPPVGCAFHPRCPYATPQCSESVPELADRQGDGHRVACVRLDELPAWTEGDKS
- a CDS encoding ABC transporter permease subunit, giving the protein MASDVTVVERGASLWRDAWQRLRRNRLAVIGMSILVIVVLAVIVGPWLSPYSYETQDRAKGAVPPNMSNWFGTDTLGRDLLTRILYGGRISLMVGIAATSVSLLIGVLYGAFAGFAGGRTDAILMRIVDILYTLPFTIIVIILSVYFQKSLVLLFMAIGAVEWLTMARIVRGQALSLMQKEFIEAAQVMGLRRRRIVLRHLIPNALGPIIVYTTLTIPQVMLLEAFVSFLGMGVQPPMSSWGLLIHDGANVIEEYPWMLIFPSLALSLTLFSLNFLGDGLRDALDPRIAKD
- a CDS encoding DUF2339 domain-containing protein, which encodes MPDINELKQIRRELADVMDRVAELSSRLRQLEAAEAKGEPAPPVQGVEPPREPVRVVPPPLPVAPSAGSPSAPVRPAVAPPTVAAKADAPIAGRESTAIPSPTPAPKRESAPAAKSPAKPSQPGGWEMTLGSYWLPRLGILLLAMAAVFGLSAAMNAWGPWARVGVGYAVCAVFLGCAWWLERKYARYAQVLFAGGLGLSYFVTYAAHFLQYARIIESTTVGIALLAIVVLIWAAFAHLRKSSIVATLVVFMGNLTVLLTTLQGGEIVPFSVAGILVLGIGSAFFLLRHRWYYVAVLGLVGCYVNHVVWAVSVESSGRTQDFWIALGFLISYFLIFALAELFSPEEVRRKTIPTWVRTSFLTVNSVAFFAIASMQVAGFKLYAPHQDVFRFYFALVLLLIGLAYLRLRANDPLYNAYITKAIVVATYGLTARYGGSTLTACLSVQTLALLYTARRSGLVVTRILAFGTAGLAFAHGAVTSLGINAAPYSGEGYLDSLFEAGLTVLVFFAASQLYQRTDWSIRSPKQAPRFLRDVDEMLWRLDLIAEKPRELRDAPKPLWGLLFPFLYALAGAVLLVAYTPQLTQDTHRALVLSGAVLVFTLLAPILSSRPFGLTAMALTVCALLPATFEIAGQPSARLWLAIMTAAFLFAAALRSDTRLVGRSEGLHFQQNPASPYFLYASAVWLVGLILRREWPHLGGVVALAAAAFVLAVLVLRLHPGAMAWVGAAMFAWAAGRWFVLKNIEPSFFASALPWALVAAGVALDRYYSSLRRFSPVPIAGALTIAAAWCVANIHVWRIVLPPWVWFWGSVIAMAFLAYALVFRSATSAVLSFLGAAIVTGSIVTAAQNADFTVVGLVAGFVAIAAYWGAMERGTNALVASTTPSRTAVTGFVFCYVAAGLLVLLPIRVPLHGASLIGAWAGLALVLFLISVPFQQKHYRYAGLVIFALSIGLAFWDTVIKSTSNLQRFVAFSVLCVVVLLVAYGYQRAMLHLSGSEKQSGDSEPAPTSSSSQDAPPDTQA
- a CDS encoding HD domain-containing protein, which translates into the protein MRIIPVSSLEPGNVVGKPLLDSKGTTLLNAGVKLTEGYIKSLQSKGYTYLYVSDTESGIDVEPEESLDPVVRAKALSAMDELVKTIEKEFASLRSSSFEDVRSFCSSDRMRVLFTQGPVWKAMMSCISSILEEVLTRSTLAGLTSIKSEDSALYEHSIDVCVVAVMLGRHIGMTAQRLKQLASGCLLHDIGKVFLDKQSGDRESVRLHTLLGYELLKNNDDPDILAPHVAYEHHEHQDGSGKPRGLVGSNTIERDRNLSTPVPTLIGEIAAVANTYDNLLNGIGAPRPLAPDQALRTVSDYAGTRLNRELVTAFLRIAPVYPLGTEVVVDGGKYDRYVGIVTEVRQSSLDKPVIALYRDPAGKLILPVELDMKAVEDVLLRGKPLF
- a CDS encoding ABC transporter ATP-binding protein, translated to MSLLIVEDLRTYFRLRSGTVRAVDGISYSVEQGETLGIVGESGSGKSVSSLSLLGLIPMPPGSIESGVAHFDGIDLLSCSSARLRGIRGKRISMIFQDPMTALNPYLTIGAQVMEPLRIHERCSRGEAHRRAVEMLEAVGIRDADRRMRAYPHQFSGGLRQRVMIAMALITRPQLLIADEPTTALDVTVQAQILDLIKRLQRELGMAVILITHDLGVVAETCDRVLVMYAGRIVESSPAEALFDKPQHPYTEALMASLPSRRAKGEALYTIPGMPPDLVQPIKGCAFAPRCEKATGICRTSSCELRSGDGARATACVRIQRGELG
- a CDS encoding ABC transporter permease, which encodes MIRFLVRRVLGLVPVFLIIVTVIFFLIRLAPGGPFEQGERFVAPEALEQLRAAYNLDAPLYRQYLDYLFDLVRGDLGPSMKQPSRTVAEWIALRAPVSMELGFYALLVACTLGLLAGVTAALRPNSLTDYVPMSFAMVGICVPIFVLGPLLMLIFSIWLGWLPVAGWGPPNTKILPALTLGAPYVAYIARLARGGMFEVLAQDFIRTARAKGLSEARVVLRHALRGGIQPVVSFLGPAAAGLLTGSFVVEKVFQIPGLGSQFVDAAFNRDYTMLLGAVLFYAVLILVFNLLVDVAQALLDPRVRYGK